A segment of the Manis javanica isolate MJ-LG chromosome 10, MJ_LKY, whole genome shotgun sequence genome:
CTTTATAACCAGGATGCCGCACGAGCATCTTTCTGTCCTAAGGGCAAACCTGAGACTCACCAGGTCTAACACCCAGGAGCTGTGAAGGCACGATATTGAGATGCTTTACTAAAGTTACAAATGAAGACATTATTCCTTCATTCCCCACTTAGGCTAATTATTTCAAGTGTGGTGAAACCTTGTGGAGGAACAGTTGATTTATTTTGTAAGCTTACAAGGCCTTTAATAGTTACTTGTTTAGTAAATATTCGTggatattttattaaaagaaaaaaactcttcAGCATGGTAAGATGGACTCAAGGTTTGgaccaaaaagaaatataaaggacCCAGAAGTCTTCCAGAAGTAATTACAATGCGACTAAATAAAGTATCAAGGAGTGAAACTCACCCGGGAGAGCACGCTGCCAACACCTTGAGAGTTTTTAACCAAATGGTTGGAAATCTGGAATTTCAAGATCATCATGTTACTGTAAGGTTTTTACCTGGGTTGTCTTTTCAGGGAAAACCTAGCAGTCCCCATAACTTTTATGGATCATATAGCTATTGCACCACAAAATATTTAGTGTTTAAAGGTGACCTGTCATTTTATAGCTCAAACACCAGAATTTGAGTTCCAGCATAATAaagggacttgctcaaggtcacacaggaagtTACATTTCTTTTGAGTAAGTGCCTTTTAACCTTGGGATCACtatgtttatcatatatgtatgATCCACATATAAACATTCTATAGTGGTTAACAGTAAGTCTGGTGTTACTGTCTTCACTTTCAGAGATTGCTGAGATATAGGATGCTAAAGCAATTTAACTTTGTGGATAAATCATTATTAAGTCTGAAGCTACAGTGTCCAATTCTCAGCACTGTATGGTAGCCGATGCTGCTGCAGTTAGCATTTTGAACATGAGATTTAAAACTACTTATATAATTAAGACCAAAAAAATGCAAAGATTAATAGAAGTTGTTGGTTGGCTGGAGAGACTGGCCTCATCATGAAAGGGAGGGGGCATGGCAAAGAGAATCAACAATATTTGTACTATCACTAGTTATTATAGATCAATCTGCTGCAGTTACTGACAGGAGAAACATTTACATTGGCATAACACAAGGAATAATACTAATAATGGCATACTTTCGAGAACTTGCTCTGTGCTAGCCATTGGTCTGAATGCTTTACATATATGTGAACCCCTTTAATGCCCATATCAGCCCTATGAGTATGGAATtactattattcttattttctaattgaaGAAACTTGgtcacagagaagttaaatgaatCGAAATTGTCCAAAGTTGGAGGTAATAAGTGGTGGAGGGGTGTCTTGGCATTATTTGAGGTCAATCTAGAATGGTGGcccaatataaaaaaaaactgaaattagcCAAACTGGAGACCCCATAACTCTCCAACTAACATCAACATTCATTTCACAGTTCCTTCATTCATTGTCCTGCTGGGAGTGACAGTCTAAAAAGGCCGAGGAATAGAAgccatgacattaaaaaaatcccaaagcgGGATTCTTAGAATAAGATTACATGTGGGTCATGATGGTCTTCATCCACGAACCCTCCTCACCTCTTTTGTGGAGAGAGTGATATTGAAAATCCCAGCTGTAAAGTAAGCAAACGATGCAGATTTAAAGAAATACTCAGAGATTCCAACGTAgagcatagagtcactgagttcTGGGAGCGCAAAAGGAACTGGTGAGAAGTGGGAGTCAGTGAGGTTTTCCAGAGGGTAGACTAGGCCCTgtgggaaaacaaagagaaagaccagtaaatttaattagaaataaaattattcaaagaacATGTAGTTGCACTTCCTCCTTGAGTGAAGACTCACATGTGCAGACCTACTCAGAATCAGGAAAACCCCAGAAACTCAGGAGGGGTGCAAAAACGATAAGGTCTTTTGACTCATTGGCTAGTGACTGTATATCAAAGCTCTGATGACTTCTTGAGAATATCTGGGTGTGTCTATCCTGGGGTGTAACCCAGTGGGAATTCCTTGTCAGTTGTCAGGAAGGCAGGCACATTTAACTGGAGGGGATGGCTCTGAATAATTCCCAAAGTGCCATTTAGAGGTGTCAAACCCATGACCTTCAAAATCTGTGACCTCAGAGCACCTGGGAGATCATAGAGAGACTCAGAAGCACCCAGGACTAACTGGTTTAGGGCATGTTTGTGGCGTTCCTCGTGCTGCCCTCATTAGCTATAGAGTTATTACAAAATGCTGTCTTGTGTGACATTTAACTGATGCGAATGTCTCTTGGTGATTGAAATATAAGCCAATCTGCATTTATAATAACAATGGGATTAACTTTGGGTCAAAACTAAACATAAGGACAATTGATCACTTTTCCAGAATCAGCAAACACCATTTTCATGGGTAATGGCCCCAGCAGAGGTCTACAGCCCTCAGCTAAACTGGCTAACCTGAGAGCTGGGTACAGAAATATCAATATGTATAATCTACTGATGTGTTAAGTTCTTATAAATGCAGGCCACTCTATTTGCTGCCTCCTAGTCCCAAACCTACATCCAGAGACAAAGACATCATGACACTTTTCGTGAAGAATACAGTCACATATTGTGCTGTTCAAATGATCATTTACCAATCAGGAAaatgttcaagagacttttgaAAGTGCATAAACATGAGGAAATTGcttgaaaggaaaattatttgaagagCATCTAGTTATATTTCCTTCTGCACATAACATATGCTCCTTGAATACTGGCTGTGGATAGCCAAGATGAGGATGCTGACGATGAAAAAGTTACCTTTAAATTCAGGTCAATGTAATTCTCAGCAATTTCTGGAGAACTTATTAGGGAATAATCCAGCAGAGTATAGTTGTCAATCTTGGTTAAGActaaataacagagagaaaagaaaacgtATAGTCATTAAAGGCATGGTATAACATATGATTAAATGTCTTTccagaacaatttttaaattctctgttttttaaagtaacaataaccctatttaaaaaagaatacatgCTCACTTTTCCAACACAGGAAAAGTAGATTagtcaaaagaagaaagtaaaaacccATCCTAATCACATTTTCTTGAGAGAAACATCAGTAAAATTTTGATGTAAACCCTTTCTAGCACatgcatacaaacacacacacacatgcacacactgcatgcacacttctattttaaaaagaaaattagacaaACAAAAGTCACTTATCAATATTAAGCCATATATGTTAGGTTGATATAATGAGAGACTTTCAAGTTCTATGTTACAGCCTTCTAGGTAGTTAGGACTTTGTCTTTTAATAATGAGTATGTATTATTGTtgtaattagaaataaattttaaaaagaaatattgagagaaagagaaaacagacagatagaaaggaagaaaagtcccCAAGTTGGAGAGGCCAAGAAAATCCTCATGTACAGTGCTACTAATTCAACTAATTTTTGTGTATCATCAGTTTTGGAGCAAAGCAGAAGGCCAGAGGACCTGGGGACAGGAGGTGGGGTTTGCAGGAAGCGTGGATTTCAGAGTGTGACAGGTGTACACACAGTGGTGCAGAGCGCAGGTCCCTGACTTGGCCTGGCACAGCTGCTTCCCTCAGCACCACCATGTCTTCTGTGATATGGAGACTTCCTCCCTGTTTTAGAGGAATGTATGTGAGTCCCATATCTTCTCTTCTTGTATGCCGTGTTTGGTTTATTCTGTAGATGGTGGTGAGAAACAGGATGACATGAAGCAACTTGCCAAGGTGAGGGAACAATACTACCTATGTtgctcttgtttttaaaaatgctttcaaattGTCACTCTCAACAAGGGCAAGGTAGGACACAGGAATCCTtgactggtttctctctcactatatcttcttcctcttttcataCCTCTCTGatccattctttttttcccatccatcttcatctattcatccatccactTGTGTAGCCACCCATCTCCTTTCATCCCTTCATTTATCCAATATCAGTTAACCTAGTGTGGGTCAGGTAGGCACTGTGCCTGAGGCTGGGGACACAGATGTAAGTCaaagtccctgctctcatggaacTGGTAGTCTAGAGGAAGAGACAGATAAACAAACAGGAAATTATAACAGTATAGTAAGAGCAGATCTAAAATTGAGCTCTTGACAGTCCTACTACAAACCTATTATTACAGTCTTCTCCCTCTTGGTAAGTAGTAATTCTGTCCTTCTGATTTTATAGTTGCTCAGGGTAAAAACCTGGGGCCATCTTTGACTCccttcatgacctacattcagtgTGTCAGCAAATAACATTGTACCTTTGCAGTACATGCAGAACCCGAGCACGCCTCCACATCGTCCTCACTCCATCGAGGCCACCTGCCATCATTGCTTGTATGGGGCCCTACAGTAGCCTCTTACATGGTTTCTCTGCTTCtactctttccctccttcctgtctATTACTAATAGACAGGAGCCAGAGTGATCTCCTAAACCTGTATGTCAGATCGTGCAAGCCTCCCTTAGAACTCTCCAAAGACTCCCCATCTCAGACCAAGAGCCAGTCTCCGTGATGACCTACAAACCCTGAAGTTCTGACTGTATCTCTCAGGGGCTTGGCTCAGTGCTGCAAAGAAATTAGTATTCAATACATATCTATTACATGAATACATGGCCGGAGGGAAGAGAAAGCTCTTCCAGGCAGGAAGGACAGCATGAATAAAGGCAAAGGGTGAGGGCAGTAGAAGCACATTGTGTTTTGGAGCAGAGAAAGGGGCAAGATGAAGCCCAGGGAGGTAAGGAGAGCCAGAGGGTGGCAGGTGGGGCTTGTGCATGTTAAGGCACTAGGACTTGATCCTTGATCCTGAAGCAAGGAGCCACTGAAGGGGTTAGAACCAGGGGAAAACCTGGTCAAGATTGGTGTTAATCATTCTGAAGAGGATGGGCTTAGTGCCAGAGCTGGGATTAAAGTTTGTAGAGTGTAATTCTCTGACCCGCATTAATCTCCTGTAGCCCCTCCTTCTGCAGAGAAGTCGGTTAGCAGTAGAGAGGAGCCGGCCCTATACAcaggctgtgtcctcacacacaccctcccGCAGCTCTGGTTTGCAGAGAGTAAAGCAGACTGAGAGCTAGTGCTGCACAACACCGGAAAGCAGAACTGAAGAGCATCAGGGTTTGAAGGTGGGAAGAGAACCCAGAAGAAACAGTTCTACTACTCACCCTTCAGCATGCTGAGATTGGCATTCAGTGCTTCTACCTGACTTGTGATAATGGGACAGAGCTGGCCataaaaggaattagaaaaatgcAGGTTATATCATATTGTACTGGGCCTAGATCTATAAACCAAGGCCTTCTGGTTAGGAGACATTCTCCCTTTCGTCATCAAGGCTTTCCCTTAAATTAGCTGATGCCTATAAAACCTCAAGTTATGCAGGCATGGGTGGCATGTCATTGAATGCTGGCTAAACTTCATAGCAAGCAGACTACACCCAGTTATCCCAATAAAAGAGCAAGCCCTTGGCTTTTCCTTCTGTGGCATGACAGGACGTGCACCCCGGTCTAGGCCAGTGGTATCAGGAATGTGCCGCAGAAAGGCCGTGCCTTTCCTGACCACAGGATCCTTCTGCCACCGAGCTGAGCTGCTCTGTCAGTAGTGCCACGCCCTGCTGGGAGTGGTCAGAGCCCGGGCCCTCACTTTCCTGCTGGGCTGGTTTGAAAGCCCATTAGATCAGGTGTCTATGAGGATCAGAAACCCTTTTTGGAATTAGAAAATCAGTCTTGAATCAGACCCAAGCACATCTTTAGGAAGAAGGAAGGTTATCAATACGGAtgggcctgctgtgtgccaggcgtGTGCTTAGCGCTCACTATGGTGGTTGCCAGCAGAGGCTTGGGAGAAGCTGAATCCCTTGGGAGGTTACTTGTAGTCTccgtcctcagtttcctcatctatgacaTGAAGATAAGTGAATCTATCTCATCAGGTTGCTGTGAGTAGAAATTGAGGTAATCCACGTAGAATTGCCCAGCTTGTAGTAAGCATTCAGTAAGTGTTAGCTATTGTTTTTACTCCCATTTCATCCTCACTACAGCCTTGAAAGGTGGGCACTGTTGTCCCATTTACTGATGGGGACACCAAAGCTTAGAGATGATAAGCGAGTTACAGGAGCTATGTCATTAGGACTTGAAATCTGGCCTGACAGCTGTGGTCTGAGCAATCCTTTCTACTCCCAGTGGCACAGAGGGAGACCTAGCAGCAAAGCATCTGATCTCTCAGTCATATGTAAACTCCAGGCAAACTTAACTACTGGCCTCCTGTCAGACACTAAAAGAGCCAGCCTCCTTTCTGACAGCGGAATGGTGGCGGGCAGGGCCTTGAATGTGACGGCACTTTCAGTCACTCTTTCACATGCACACTCCCTGGCAGGCCATACCTGACAGGTAAGGATGGAGAGAGACAGTGATGCTTCAGAGTCCCCTGACCAGCTGGGCAACCTCCTTGGACAAGCTGCCCAATGTTTTTGCATGCTAGCTTCCTCACTGACATTCTTTAAGCACAACTGCCTACCAAGCCCTGAGCTGAGCATGAGGAAGGACGAGATTACCAGACACTGTTCTTGCCTTTCTTTTGCGGAAAGAAgcctcccttctcttccagtcctCCCCATCCCAATTCTTGTCTCTCCCAAAATACAGATAAAGGGTTCTGGGAAGGTGCGGTCGGGATTGGAAATAGGGCACACAGCTAATTCCATTTTGCCCCTTCTTCAAACACTAATTTCTTGTAGTGTTTGAGATACTTGTAGCTTTGGAAACCCTCTTAACTTATGTTGCTTCTATTGGCTGAAAatatcctttcttcctccccattcCTTACCTATCCAAATATTACTTATACCTCAAGGCTCAGTTTAAGCCTGTAGGAGACTGTACAAGTCCGCATATCCTCTAAAAAATATCTCCTAGGACACTTCCTCTGAACCCCTGGTGTTCAGTTTAATGATAATGTaattatgtaaaaatactcaTTCAGTTGTTGTTATACACGCCTGAGTTGGGTTTTTCTAAGAAGATAAGTTTATTCTTTCACATCCCCAACAGGCTCTAGCCTAGTGCTGGGCATGCAGTGGATACAGAGTTAATAAACTTATCAATTGTTTGCTCGTTCTGTGGCAAGCACTTGAGGGAGGAatgctgttttattcatctctgcaTCCCCAGCACCTACAGCTGtgttggcacatagtaggcacttgagGAACTGTTATCTAGTTGCAAAGGATAATGTATGTGAGAGTGTCTTGGGTGGTGCCTAGCGCACAGTAGGTGCTCTATAAAGGTTCACTGACTCTGAATGAGTTAAAGCATGGCAGAACTGCTACTGAAGCATTTCATCATGGTTGTGTAATCTCTAAAGACTTACCATCTcatttaagttctttaaaatgGGTTTCTCCATGGGCTCAGCAAAGGAGTTGTACAGGACACTAGggacaaaagggaaaaatagggCTTACTCAGAGACTGTATCTGCTGGTTATAAACCTCCCCTGGACGCTGCCCGAGAATGCAGCCCAGACGAGCCACTACCCATCACCGTGCTCTTGTTACCTGAGTTCTCCAGAAAATGAAACGTGGGCATGGCTCACTTGGGCGTAGCAGTCTTGGAGCTTCAGGATTGGTTGACCAGAGTTATTTCGGGCCAGGATAACAATGCCAGTGACGTAGACcccagagagaaagagatcagCTCCTCCTGTGTCTTGGCTGTTCAGAGACAAAGTGCCAGGTTACTGAGGCTGGACAAGGGTGGAGATGGGTCATTTCACTGATTACCCACAGACTGTAAGCTCCCACAGGCCAGGAACTTTGTCACCTCTGGATTTCTGGCACCTACAGCAGAGTAGGTGCTGAATGAACATTGACTGAACAAATGAAGTAATGGGTATGAGAATTGTGACAGGTTTAGGGACCTCGCAGTTATTTCATCCTAAGTGTTTGTGCCCCAGAGTGGTTCAGCACACATTGAGCACCATTTATATGCAACAGTTGTTTGGAGAGGGAACTTCAGGGATAAAGTTGGCTGCACCTTATTTAGGGGGGGGCATAGATGGGAAAGTGACACTTACATGTGATCTGAACTCTTTGAGGGAGTGGAGTGTATGTTGTTTGTATCTCTGTGTTCCCAGGATGAACACAGAATAAGCACTCAATATATGACTGAATGAGTATGTGAATCTATATTACTTATGGAAGAATGTATCATTTCTCTAAAGTCTATAAGACTGGAGCTCTTGAGATAGGGACCCAGCACCAtttataaatggataaagaaggcgTGCAATAAATGGTTGTTGAATGACCAAGAGGATGAAGGATGTGTTATTCTGGGGCAACCAAGGCAGATCTAAATACGCCTAGGACAGTGACTTGCACATAGGAGGTGGCCTGTAAGCATGCCTTTAATCTGACCCTTCCTTTCTATAGGCCTTTTGGTGGGGGAAAATTTGGACTCAGGCTGATTACCATCTTCCAACCTCCTTGTGAGGTAGGAAGGCTGCATTTCCCATCAGTTTCCCCTACAGATGGGGAAGTGTGTTGAATGACTGGCCCAAGACCATACAGTGACTGACTGAGGGTATCAAATGTAGAGACATTCCCTCAGTAGTCAGGGACTTTCTAGCTCTTAGGAAACTTTAAGGGACCTTTTGCTCTGCCTTTAAGGGAAGCATGCTTTTCAGCCCCTTCTCCCCAGCAGATATCTTGGTTCAAATCTCTCATGGAAAGAAGTGCTCTTGATGAAGACTGCTGCtggctaagggaaagaagcctgATGTCAAAACCAGCAAATTTATACCCATGCTCATTGCTCTGTTTCTCTCGGAAGAGCAGCAGCCTTTTCCATGGAATACTCACAAAAGCGGAGACTTGATTTCCCAATCTGTGCTGATGTTGGCAGTACCGTGGTTGGTCAGCACCTTGATTCCCACCTCAGGCACGAAGGCTAGTGAAGTATTCGGAAATGAAAAGGCATTGATTTTTATGCTGTAACACAAGAAACAAAAGAGTTAGTGCAATACTTCTAGCACACCTTTAAGCAAGGCAGAACCAGAGATGCAACAGGCAGCTCTGAATTCCTCTagaggaggagccttgggtctgCAGCACTGCCTTTGGGCATGGTCCTCTGATGCCCCTCAAATCCCTCCTAGAAAGCCCCTTTGACTAGTTGAAGGAGGAAATGAGAAAGTTCAGAAGCAAATTTGCAAATAATTAACCTACTTCGTTAGCTGCATTAAGGATGAAAAAGGTACAACGTGGCCATCATTATTTTTCTCAGCTGTTTCAGTGTTTCTCGGTGGTGGAATGCTATTAGTATTTTGGATGGGACGACTACTTTTGCAGAGGACTCTTATATACACTGCAGGATATTTGTCATGTGTGCACCTAAATACTAGTAGTCCCCACCCCCCCCTTGCCCAATCATTGGGACAATTGAAAGGGTGCCTTCCTCTTCCCAAATGCCCTTTATGTGATCAGCATCTTCCCTAGTTGAGAATTCATTTTAGGGTGTAAACTTCCCCTAGGATTTTCTGGGCTGTCAAACAGGTAATTAGGAAGCAGTGGGTTGCATGTTATCTACAGAGGTGGATGGCCACATGCATTATAACAAGTTATTATTGTGAACATCTGGGTTACATGTAGTCTGTATAGGTAGATGGTCATATGCTTTATGATAAGTTATTATTATGAATATCTATTGAGCAATTACTACCTGCCAGGCACTGTAACAAGAACCTTATATGCATCAGctcattttaatcctcacaataatcctatgagaTTGTTGATGTTTTGCAATTCAGAGATGTGACAATAAGAACCTTGGCTGAAGTCATATATAGGTGGTGGAACCAGACCTGCAGCTCTCCCCCATCTGTCTTCAGCCTGGACTCTTTACCACTAGGCTATGCCACTTCAGGGATTGTGCAAAAGGTGCTTGACTTGGAGCCAAGTTTTGTGTTAGCTGTGCAACCCTGGATAAGGCACCTAACGTCTTTCAGTCAAGCACTTGAAGTGTTACTCAGAAGTAAGGCAAAATGAGATCCTCTGTGTATAATTATTGCATGGGAGAAAGGCATTGTTATGAACTAGGAttaggaaaaatacaaaacataaatGTGATAACTGATAAGGATGATTATTTGCTATTTCCTCTGTGTTACATCCTTTGCTACCTATTCTCTGTCACACATCCTGAGGTCCACTGTAGGAAGAGGGGTAAGGCGATACATTTAACATATCTTGGAATTATTTTTCATACTTATAGGTCTAATCCATTCTTTGTGAACGCTGTAGAGTAGTCCAAGCTGTAGatgtatcattaaaaaaaaaatcctttctttgtTGGTGGACACCTAGGTTATTTATAGTATTTCTGTTATAAACAATCACAGAGAACAGCCTCATACATGCTGTTTATGTATGTTTCTCTAGGGGGGGATGCTGAAGAGTGGAATTGTTGAGTCAAAGTGCATGCATTAAGAAAAGATTCtagcactgtccaatagaaatataggGTGAGccacatatttaatttaaaattttctagtaaccgcaataaaaaagggaaaagaaacaggtaaaggTGATTTTGTTAATAATTGTTACTTAacccaatatatttaaaatatgaccatttcaacatgtaatcaatataaaaattattcatgagatattttattttcctttttccaaaatAAGGTATTTTATACTTGAGATACACCTCAATCTAGACACTgaattttcatcagaaatactTGACCTGTATTTAGAtgataaaattttcaaatgaaaaagtaaacttaCATACTGAAATTGTTCAAGCatactgaacagttttccaataACTAACTGaatatcagtttttaaattaaattaaataaataaaaattcagttcctcagctacactagtcacatttcaagttctcaatagccacatgtggctaacaGTGACTGGGTAGCACAGATCTCATTATTGTACCAGTTTATCACTCCCACTAGCAAAGCATGAGAAtacctgttttctcattttaaccCACACTTGATGTGGATTCACCCTAATCTTTCTGCTGTGCATTATCATCACTGTaattaagtatttaattttataaacatatatttaatgtCCATCTCTCCCACTGTACATTAAGGGCAGGGAACATATCTGTATCATTCACTACTATATTCCCCATGACTAGCAAAGCCCTAGTACATAgatacatgctcaataaatgtacatAGTACATAGTACATGCTCAATGAATGATTGTTAAATGCCTGACTTTAGTACCAACCAAACCATTTTCCAGGAGTTTCCCCTGGATCACTATCATACCCCCAACCTCCCCCAAAATATCTTGGTTTTATATTGGCAGCAGGGAAATTATTACTCCTAAGGGTTGGAGTAGCAGGGCTTTCTCACTGGATTGATAATGCACAGTAGCAAATAATGAATCAAAGAGAATTCCTTATAAAAGCATGACTCTTGCTGACCTTTAAGACTGAGCTCAAGATGGACAATGACGTCCTTGCCTTACACTGCCTTTAGGGCTTTTGTTGGCAACTATGGGTAGGTTGCCAGTTGCTATTTGAACATCCATTTCCCCTTATTCTTTCACAAACATCCCTGAGTTTGCTCAGTGAGAAACCTGTCTGGTTGGAAAACTAATTTTCCAGTCTCCCTTGCTAATAAGTGTGGCCATATGACTAAGTCTGTCTATTATTGTACAGGCAGA
Coding sequences within it:
- the BPIFC gene encoding BPI fold-containing family C protein isoform X2, which codes for MLPLLEMHARMAQVLWGCFFLWTLCRSSTQTIYPGIKARVTQRALDYGIQVGMEMIEQMVKEKNIPDLQGSESLEFLKVEYVNYSFSNIKINAFSFPNTSLAFVPEVGIKVLTNHGTANISTDWEIKSPLFQDTGGADLFLSGVYVTGIVILARNNSGQPILKLQDCYAQVSHAHVSFSGELSVLYNSFAEPMEKPILKNLNEMLCPIITSQVEALNANLSMLKVLTKIDNYTLLDYSLISSPEIAENYIDLNLKGLVYPLENLTDSHFSPVPFALPELSDSMLYVGISEYFFKSASFAYFTAGIFNITLSTKEISNHLVKNSQGVGSVLSRIAEIYILSQPFIVQVLAVEPPTVSLLPNNFTLDIPASIMILTQPKNSTAKAIVSMDFVASTSVSLVILGQKLICSLSLNRFRLVLPEFNRSNIEVLRFENILSSILHFGILPLANGFPFDFY